From Salinirubellus salinus, the proteins below share one genomic window:
- a CDS encoding DUF4442 domain-containing protein — translation MLDSLRVSLWKLAFRLFPAYRGTGGRITHIEPDWSHVEVELPLSLRTRNYVGTIFGGSMYGCVDPIYMLMLIRRLPSAYTVWDKAAEIRFEKPGRDTLHAEFAVSDAEVEAIRESLSPGESLDREYTVELVDDEGVVHATVEKTLYVRQDRPEGLVGRVRSWLGR, via the coding sequence ATGCTCGATTCCCTGCGCGTCTCGCTCTGGAAACTCGCCTTCCGCCTCTTCCCCGCCTACCGTGGCACCGGCGGTCGCATCACCCACATCGAACCGGACTGGTCGCACGTCGAGGTGGAACTGCCCCTCTCGCTCCGCACCCGGAACTACGTGGGGACAATCTTCGGCGGGTCGATGTACGGCTGTGTCGACCCGATCTACATGCTGATGCTCATCCGCCGGCTCCCGTCGGCCTACACGGTCTGGGACAAGGCGGCCGAGATACGGTTCGAGAAGCCCGGCCGTGACACCCTCCACGCCGAGTTCGCGGTGTCCGACGCGGAGGTCGAGGCCATCCGCGAGTCGCTCTCGCCCGGCGAGTCGCTGGACCGCGAGTACACGGTCGAACTCGTCGACGACGAGGGTGTCGTCCACGCGACCGTGGAGAAGACGCTCTACGTCCGGCAGGACCGGCCCGAGGGGCTGGTCGGTCGGGTACGGTCGTGGCTGGGCCGGTAG
- a CDS encoding double zinc ribbon domain-containing protein encodes MSKITFRADDDLIEQLEEFDASKSEVMREALREYLGEPTAGLGTQSTASDTSSVDPASGSLDEMLVERIDALIEDRLDAYDSRTARKPQDVNVNITLDGDSGSAGVSEGEARKTPVDEGVNEPEPEAKTCKQCGDDLPPSAVYCANCGEKASHRVFCDCGDEIRSDWAFCPSCGRRTPAADVLDKS; translated from the coding sequence ATGAGCAAGATCACGTTCCGAGCCGACGACGACCTCATCGAGCAGCTGGAGGAGTTCGACGCCTCCAAGAGCGAGGTCATGCGTGAGGCCCTCCGGGAGTACCTCGGGGAGCCGACGGCTGGGCTCGGGACGCAGTCGACGGCGTCTGACACGTCGTCCGTGGATCCGGCTTCGGGCAGCCTCGACGAGATGCTGGTCGAACGCATCGACGCGCTCATCGAAGACCGACTGGACGCGTACGACTCGCGGACGGCGCGTAAACCGCAGGATGTGAACGTAAACATCACTCTCGACGGCGATTCCGGCAGTGCCGGGGTGTCGGAGGGTGAGGCCCGTAAGACACCCGTGGACGAGGGCGTAAACGAGCCCGAGCCGGAGGCGAAGACGTGTAAACAGTGCGGCGACGACCTGCCGCCGTCTGCCGTTTACTGCGCCAACTGCGGGGAGAAGGCGAGCCACCGCGTGTTCTGCGACTGCGGGGACGAGATCCGCTCAGACTGGGCGTTCTGCCCCTCCTGCGGGCGTCGGACGCCGGCGGCCGATGTGTTAGACAAGTCGTAA
- the ncsA gene encoding tRNA 2-thiolation protein NcsA, translating to MDCDKCGDPAVTHAAYSGLHLCEAHFLRSVDKRVRRRVREDDLLPQRATPEDPETWVVGLSGGKDSVVLTHILHDVFAQDPRVELVALTIHEGIEGYRDASLDACLELTEALGIDHEVVAYEDEFDLRMDDVAEADPEGMAPCAYCGVFRRDVLERYADELGADKLLTGHNLDDEAQTALMNFLSGDVNQVAKHFDASLGAFPDRSTDHDERFVPRAKPLRDVPEKEVALYAHLADLPVHMAECPHASEAYRGEIRDLLLKLEENHPGTRHSILAGYEELARLASEASRDDGSPPLGECERCGAPTTRDLCRKCQLVASVHEAGAGADVSESDD from the coding sequence ATGGACTGCGACAAGTGTGGCGACCCGGCCGTCACCCACGCGGCGTACTCGGGGCTCCACCTCTGCGAGGCGCACTTCCTGCGGTCGGTGGACAAGCGGGTGCGCCGCCGGGTCCGCGAGGACGACCTCCTCCCCCAGCGCGCCACGCCGGAGGACCCGGAGACGTGGGTCGTCGGCCTCTCCGGCGGGAAGGACAGCGTCGTCCTCACGCACATCCTCCACGACGTGTTCGCGCAGGACCCCCGCGTCGAACTGGTCGCGCTGACCATCCACGAGGGCATCGAGGGCTACCGCGACGCCTCGCTGGACGCCTGTCTCGAACTCACCGAGGCCCTCGGTATCGACCACGAGGTCGTCGCCTACGAGGACGAGTTCGACCTCCGGATGGACGACGTGGCCGAGGCGGACCCGGAAGGGATGGCCCCCTGCGCGTACTGCGGGGTGTTCCGACGGGATGTCCTCGAACGCTACGCCGACGAGTTGGGCGCGGACAAGCTCCTGACCGGCCACAACCTCGACGACGAGGCACAGACCGCGCTGATGAACTTCCTCTCGGGCGACGTGAACCAGGTCGCGAAACACTTCGACGCGTCGCTGGGCGCGTTCCCCGACCGCTCGACCGACCACGACGAGCGGTTCGTCCCCCGGGCCAAGCCGCTCCGGGACGTGCCCGAGAAGGAGGTCGCCCTATACGCGCACCTCGCGGACCTGCCGGTCCACATGGCCGAGTGCCCGCACGCGAGCGAGGCCTACCGCGGCGAGATCCGCGACCTCCTCCTGAAACTCGAGGAGAACCACCCTGGCACGCGGCACTCCATCCTCGCGGGCTACGAGGAACTCGCCCGGCTGGCGAGCGAGGCCAGCCGCGACGACGGGAGCCCGCCGCTGGGCGAGTGCGAGCGGTGTGGCGCGCCGACGACGCGTGACCTGTGTCGGAAGTGCCAGCTGGTGGCGTCCGTCCACGAGGCGGGGGCCGGGGCGGACGTGAGCGAGAGCGACGACTGA
- a CDS encoding DUF7095 family protein codes for MGRAAAVDRVERIVEAVESEPMPVPVREVWAFGDVVLGLDPVARLDVYVTKDLLFKDRPGAEAEFEASHGMQGVGKTVSADWAEAFPEHLRANANGHAAPEKCLGAHLLPEDEPVHLEVCNTGFEDNVTQRLRGAQARGDWTQVLDPRAACLWVDTEDGGVRSEEAFRKLRAGEFVFPTLSESLSMLGLDEAEANAAADAVRRSRAESEGASVRGDVV; via the coding sequence ATGGGTCGGGCCGCGGCGGTCGACCGGGTCGAACGCATCGTCGAGGCGGTCGAGTCCGAGCCGATGCCCGTCCCCGTCCGCGAGGTGTGGGCCTTCGGCGACGTGGTGCTCGGACTGGACCCCGTCGCGCGGCTGGACGTCTACGTCACCAAGGACCTCCTGTTCAAGGACCGCCCCGGGGCCGAGGCCGAGTTCGAGGCGAGCCACGGGATGCAGGGGGTCGGCAAGACCGTCTCGGCGGACTGGGCCGAGGCATTCCCGGAGCATCTCCGCGCGAACGCGAACGGCCACGCCGCCCCCGAGAAGTGCCTCGGCGCACATCTCCTCCCCGAGGACGAACCGGTCCACCTCGAGGTCTGTAACACCGGGTTCGAGGACAACGTCACCCAGCGCCTGCGGGGTGCGCAGGCACGGGGCGACTGGACGCAGGTGCTCGACCCCCGGGCGGCCTGTCTCTGGGTCGACACCGAGGACGGCGGGGTCCGCAGCGAGGAGGCGTTCCGCAAGCTCCGCGCGGGTGAGTTCGTCTTCCCGACGCTGTCGGAATCGCTGTCGATGCTGGGGCTGGACGAGGCGGAGGCGAACGCCGCGGCGGACGCGGTGCGCCGCTCGCGGGCGGAGTCGGAGGGCGCGAGCGTCCGCGGGGACGTCGTCTGA
- a CDS encoding aminopeptidase yields the protein MDPRVRKHAEIIADHSTRIEEGDNVILNAPPVAEDLVTALFAICGERGANPQWLGQTTAAHRAFMHAADADQFETPEHALAQMEAADVYVSIRGDTNTRQTSDVDPEKTAAYSKAHRPIFEERMGKRWVGTQYPAPGNAQEAEMATEAYENFVYAAIDKDWDQQREHQQQMVEILDPADEVRIVSGDTTDVTMSVAGNPTANDYAELNLPGGEVYTAPLPESVEGEVTFDKPVVNQGREILGARLVFEGGEVVDHSAEKNEAVLTALLNTDDGARRLGELGIGMNRDIDRFTYNMLFDEKMGDTVHMAIGRSIPWTVGEENEANDSATHVDMIVDMGEDSFIEVDGEVVQRDGTFRFEDGFEG from the coding sequence ATGGACCCACGCGTCCGCAAGCACGCGGAGATAATCGCCGACCACTCCACCCGCATCGAGGAAGGGGACAACGTGATACTCAACGCCCCGCCCGTCGCCGAGGACCTCGTCACCGCCCTCTTCGCCATCTGCGGGGAGCGCGGTGCCAACCCCCAGTGGCTCGGCCAGACGACGGCGGCCCACCGGGCGTTCATGCACGCGGCCGACGCCGACCAGTTCGAGACGCCCGAACACGCCCTCGCGCAGATGGAGGCCGCCGACGTCTACGTGAGCATCAGAGGGGACACCAACACCCGCCAGACGAGCGACGTGGACCCCGAGAAGACCGCCGCGTACTCGAAGGCCCACCGTCCCATCTTCGAGGAGCGGATGGGCAAGCGCTGGGTCGGCACGCAGTACCCCGCGCCCGGCAACGCACAGGAGGCCGAGATGGCCACGGAGGCCTACGAGAACTTCGTCTACGCGGCCATCGACAAGGACTGGGACCAGCAACGGGAGCACCAGCAGCAGATGGTGGAGATCCTCGACCCCGCCGACGAGGTCCGAATCGTCTCCGGGGACACCACCGACGTGACGATGTCCGTCGCGGGCAACCCCACCGCGAACGACTACGCCGAACTGAACCTGCCGGGCGGCGAGGTCTACACCGCCCCACTCCCCGAGAGCGTGGAGGGGGAGGTGACCTTCGACAAGCCGGTCGTCAACCAGGGCCGCGAGATTCTCGGCGCCCGTCTCGTCTTCGAGGGCGGCGAGGTCGTCGACCACTCGGCCGAGAAGAACGAGGCGGTCCTGACCGCCCTCCTGAACACCGACGACGGCGCCCGGCGCCTCGGTGAACTCGGCATCGGGATGAACCGCGACATCGACCGGTTCACCTACAACATGCTGTTCGACGAGAAGATGGGCGACACCGTCCACATGGCCATCGGCCGCTCCATCCCGTGGACCGTGGGCGAGGAGAACGAGGCCAACGACAGCGCGACCCACGTGGACATGATCGTCGACATGGGCGAGGACTCGTTCATCGAGGTCGACGGCGAGGTCGTCCAGCGGGACGGCACGTTCCGCTTCGAGGACGGGTTCGAGGGCTGA
- a CDS encoding ribbon-helix-helix domain-containing protein: protein MADIGIDLPDRILTEIDRLVEQGEFLNRDQAVEELLGMGVSAYETTTDEPVEGVGDDPFSQAVDDQQDPAMRDDDFGGGY, encoded by the coding sequence ATGGCAGACATCGGCATCGACCTTCCCGACCGGATTCTCACCGAGATAGACCGCCTCGTCGAGCAGGGTGAGTTCCTCAACCGCGACCAGGCCGTCGAGGAACTGCTGGGGATGGGCGTCTCCGCCTACGAGACGACCACGGACGAGCCGGTCGAGGGCGTCGGCGACGACCCGTTCTCGCAGGCCGTCGACGACCAGCAGGACCCCGCGATGCGCGACGACGACTTCGGCGGCGGCTACTGA
- a CDS encoding ribbon-helix-helix domain-containing protein: MERVTLRIPKQQIDEVERLVDTGKFPNRSEAIRAAVREMINEEADDEQPPKRRGWAKV; encoded by the coding sequence ATGGAGCGTGTGACACTACGGATTCCGAAGCAGCAGATAGATGAGGTCGAACGGCTTGTCGACACCGGCAAGTTCCCGAACCGCAGCGAGGCGATTCGCGCGGCCGTTCGAGAGATGATCAACGAGGAGGCCGACGACGAGCAGCCGCCCAAGCGCCGCGGCTGGGCCAAGGTGTAA
- a CDS encoding 2-oxo acid dehydrogenase subunit E2: MNQRTSADDVRVEPFPLRRRAVVDAVAMGHRRHTIHGLVEFDVTEARRRIHAHEAATGEDLSFTAFVVHCFARALREHPEVQAYRDWRGRLVVFETVDVAVLVESEVGGTRTGVPFVVRDAGHESVEAITAAIRTRQREPDATQRSRWLPWLLRLPRIVRRQIYRLPHLFPHRWRETAGTACVTSLGMFGSGGGWGVPITNYPVQLTVGGIAERPAFDEAGTVEPHEFLAVTVSVDHDTVDGAPAARFVERFRSLVEAADGLPATPERAAESA, encoded by the coding sequence ATGAACCAGCGCACGTCAGCTGACGACGTCCGGGTCGAACCGTTCCCGCTCCGACGGCGGGCCGTCGTCGACGCGGTGGCGATGGGCCACCGTCGACACACCATCCACGGTCTCGTGGAGTTCGACGTCACGGAGGCACGTCGCCGCATCCACGCCCACGAGGCCGCGACCGGGGAGGACCTCTCGTTCACCGCGTTCGTCGTCCACTGCTTCGCGCGGGCGCTGCGCGAGCACCCCGAGGTGCAGGCCTACCGCGACTGGCGGGGACGACTGGTGGTCTTCGAGACGGTGGACGTGGCCGTCCTCGTCGAGAGCGAGGTCGGCGGGACCCGGACCGGCGTCCCGTTCGTCGTCCGCGACGCGGGCCACGAGTCCGTCGAGGCCATCACGGCGGCCATCCGGACCCGTCAGCGCGAACCTGACGCCACCCAGCGGTCGCGGTGGCTCCCGTGGCTACTCCGGCTCCCCAGGATCGTCCGCCGACAGATCTACCGCCTGCCACACCTCTTCCCCCACCGGTGGCGGGAGACGGCCGGGACGGCCTGTGTCACCTCGCTCGGGATGTTCGGCTCCGGCGGCGGGTGGGGAGTGCCCATCACGAACTACCCGGTGCAACTGACCGTGGGGGGTATCGCCGAGCGACCGGCCTTCGACGAGGCCGGGACCGTCGAACCGCACGAGTTCCTCGCGGTGACGGTCAGCGTCGACCACGACACCGTCGACGGCGCACCGGCCGCCCGGTTCGTCGAACGGTTCCGCTCGCTGGTGGAGGCGGCCGACGGCCTGCCGGCGACCCCCGAACGGGCCGCCGAGTCGGCGTAA
- a CDS encoding aldo/keto reductase codes for MGTTDTTPDSPIPRLGLGTWQNTDFDQCRESVRTAIEVGYRHVDTAELYENERPVGAGVAAAGVPREDVYLATKVLHPREAGDVTRASIRAAVEGCLDRLAVDAVDLLYVHWPSDYDLDLVHSTLAELRDDGLTDGVGVSNYEPEHVDTALETDPAILANQVECHPLLPQGDLREHCADVGVDVVAYAPLAHGHVFDVPELQSVAEDHGVSVPRVTLAWLRAKGVAAVPKATSEAHVRDNWASRDLDLSDADVATIDGIERTERFFDPDYAPDW; via the coding sequence ATGGGCACCACAGACACCACTCCCGACTCGCCGATTCCCCGCCTCGGACTGGGGACGTGGCAGAACACCGACTTCGACCAGTGCCGCGAGAGCGTCAGGACCGCCATCGAGGTGGGCTACCGCCACGTCGACACCGCCGAACTCTACGAGAACGAGCGTCCCGTGGGTGCGGGTGTCGCCGCGGCCGGCGTCCCGCGCGAGGACGTCTACCTCGCGACGAAGGTGCTCCACCCGCGCGAGGCGGGCGACGTGACGCGTGCTTCCATCCGGGCTGCCGTCGAGGGCTGTCTCGACCGTCTCGCCGTCGATGCCGTGGACCTGCTCTACGTCCACTGGCCCAGCGACTACGACCTCGACCTCGTCCACAGCACGCTCGCGGAACTCCGCGACGACGGCCTCACCGACGGCGTCGGCGTCAGCAACTACGAACCAGAGCACGTCGATACGGCCCTCGAGACGGACCCCGCTATCCTCGCGAACCAGGTGGAGTGTCACCCGCTGCTCCCGCAGGGCGACCTCCGCGAGCACTGTGCCGACGTGGGCGTCGACGTGGTCGCGTACGCGCCGCTGGCCCACGGCCACGTCTTCGACGTGCCCGAACTCCAGTCGGTGGCCGAGGACCACGGCGTGAGCGTCCCCCGCGTGACCCTCGCGTGGCTCCGGGCGAAGGGGGTCGCCGCGGTGCCGAAGGCGACGAGCGAGGCACACGTCCGCGACAACTGGGCCTCGCGTGACCTCGACCTGTCCGACGCGGACGTGGCGACCATCGACGGCATCGAGCGGACCGAGCGGTTCTTCGACCCAGACTACGCGCCGGACTGGTGA
- a CDS encoding cupin domain-containing protein, with the protein MEHTTVEDVEAFDRAGASVRSLTEALGLGDVAINHYTLAAGEGFSSGMHTHEDQEEVFYVMAGEAVFETPDGEVEVGAGEAVRFAPGDYQVGKNAGEGTVEALAIGAPKGSTDVRVPFACTECDSEDLRAIPGGDGFTFECPECGESYDAPPV; encoded by the coding sequence ATGGAGCACACGACAGTCGAGGACGTGGAGGCGTTCGACCGCGCGGGCGCGTCGGTCCGCTCGCTGACCGAGGCGCTCGGTCTCGGGGACGTGGCCATCAACCACTACACGCTGGCGGCGGGCGAGGGCTTCTCCAGCGGGATGCACACGCACGAGGACCAGGAGGAGGTCTTCTACGTGATGGCGGGCGAGGCGGTGTTCGAGACGCCCGACGGCGAGGTCGAGGTCGGGGCCGGCGAGGCGGTCCGGTTCGCCCCCGGCGACTACCAAGTCGGGAAGAACGCGGGCGAGGGGACCGTCGAGGCGCTGGCGATCGGCGCCCCGAAGGGGTCGACCGACGTCCGCGTGCCGTTCGCCTGCACCGAGTGTGACAGCGAGGATCTGCGGGCGATCCCGGGCGGGGACGGATTCACCTTCGAGTGTCCCGAGTGTGGCGAGTCGTACGACGCGCCGCCGGTGTAG
- a CDS encoding deoxyribonuclease IV gives MSTDDTLRVGAHTSIAGGVQNAVTEQLEYGGNCGQIFSSSPQVWAGPSIDDEDAAAFRDLTAEHGVGPWVVHTSYLVNLCTPKDGLREKSLHSMQEEVDTASRLGIEYVNVHLGAHTGAGVEGGLANAVSVLDDVEVPDDVTILVESDAGSGTKLGGQFWHLGQVCDESHHDLEVCVDTAHAWAAGYDLSTPEGVDETVEEFDSEVGLDRLACFHLNDSKHGRGTNKDEHAHVGLGEIGEEGMRAVVNHPALQDVPFVLETPTEDGKSFEWNVQRVRELRET, from the coding sequence ATGAGCACCGACGACACGCTCCGCGTGGGCGCACACACCTCCATCGCCGGCGGCGTCCAGAACGCCGTCACCGAACAGCTGGAGTACGGCGGCAACTGCGGCCAGATATTCTCCTCCTCGCCGCAGGTCTGGGCCGGGCCCTCCATCGACGACGAGGACGCCGCCGCGTTCCGCGACCTGACCGCGGAGCACGGCGTCGGCCCGTGGGTCGTCCACACCTCCTACCTCGTCAACCTCTGTACGCCGAAGGACGGCCTGCGCGAGAAGTCCCTGCACTCGATGCAGGAGGAGGTCGACACGGCCTCGCGGCTGGGAATCGAGTACGTCAACGTCCACCTCGGGGCGCACACCGGCGCCGGCGTGGAGGGCGGGCTGGCGAACGCCGTCTCGGTGCTAGACGACGTGGAGGTGCCGGACGACGTGACCATCCTCGTCGAGTCCGACGCCGGCAGCGGGACGAAACTCGGCGGGCAGTTCTGGCACCTCGGGCAGGTGTGCGACGAGTCGCACCACGACCTCGAGGTGTGCGTCGACACCGCCCACGCGTGGGCTGCGGGCTACGACCTCTCGACGCCCGAGGGCGTCGACGAGACTGTCGAGGAGTTCGACAGCGAGGTGGGTCTCGACCGCCTCGCCTGCTTCCACCTCAACGACTCGAAACACGGCCGGGGGACGAACAAGGACGAGCACGCCCACGTCGGCCTCGGCGAGATCGGCGAGGAGGGGATGCGCGCGGTCGTGAACCACCCGGCCCTGCAGGACGTGCCGTTCGTGCTGGAGACGCCCACCGAGGACGGGAAGTCCTTCGAGTGGAACGTCCAGCGAGTGCGGGAACTGCGCGAGACGTAG
- the ftsZ gene encoding cell division protein FtsZ has translation MQDIVNSALENAEKEKRDVDASSDGDEFGDPRIVIIGAGGAGNNTVNRLYNIGVDGADTVAINTDKQHLKMIEADTKILVGKSLTQGLGAGGDPSMGERATEMAQGTIKEVLGDADLVFVTAGMGGGTGTGAAPVCAKIAKEQGAIVVGMVSTPFNVERARTVKAEEGLEKLRNEADSIIVLDNNRLLDYVPNLPIGKAFSVMDQIIAETVKGISETITQPSLINLDYADMTSIMNQGGVAVMLVGETQDKNKTEEVVKDAMNHPLLDVDYRGASGGLVHITGGPDLTLKEAEGIAQNITERLEASANVIWGARIQEEYKGKVRVMAIMTGVQSAQILGPTTQKQANASRRAIEGGETGGQQGSSGSSFEASGNGGSGSVDYGETDGGESQLEKNNGLDVIR, from the coding sequence ATGCAGGACATCGTCAACTCCGCACTCGAGAACGCGGAGAAAGAGAAGCGCGACGTCGACGCGTCGTCCGACGGGGACGAGTTCGGTGACCCGCGCATCGTCATCATCGGGGCCGGCGGCGCCGGCAACAACACCGTCAACCGCCTGTACAACATCGGCGTCGACGGTGCCGACACGGTGGCCATCAACACCGACAAGCAGCACCTGAAGATGATCGAGGCCGACACGAAGATCCTCGTCGGCAAGTCGCTCACCCAGGGGCTGGGTGCCGGTGGCGACCCCTCGATGGGCGAGCGCGCCACCGAGATGGCGCAGGGCACCATCAAGGAGGTCCTCGGTGATGCCGACCTCGTGTTCGTCACGGCCGGTATGGGTGGCGGGACCGGCACCGGTGCCGCCCCCGTCTGTGCGAAGATCGCCAAGGAGCAGGGCGCCATCGTCGTGGGCATGGTCTCGACGCCGTTCAACGTCGAGCGTGCCCGCACGGTGAAGGCCGAGGAGGGGCTGGAGAAGCTCCGCAACGAAGCGGACTCCATCATCGTCCTGGACAACAACCGCCTGCTCGACTACGTCCCGAACCTGCCCATCGGCAAGGCGTTCTCGGTGATGGACCAGATCATCGCCGAGACGGTCAAGGGTATCTCCGAGACCATCACCCAGCCGAGCCTCATCAACCTCGACTACGCGGACATGACGTCCATCATGAACCAGGGCGGCGTGGCCGTGATGCTCGTCGGGGAGACGCAGGACAAGAACAAGACCGAGGAGGTGGTGAAGGACGCGATGAACCACCCGCTCCTCGACGTCGACTACCGCGGTGCATCGGGGGGACTGGTCCACATCACCGGCGGCCCCGACCTCACGCTGAAAGAGGCCGAGGGTATCGCCCAGAACATCACCGAGCGGCTCGAGGCCTCCGCGAACGTCATCTGGGGCGCTCGCATCCAGGAGGAGTACAAGGGTAAGGTGCGGGTCATGGCCATCATGACCGGCGTCCAGTCCGCCCAGATCCTCGGACCGACGACCCAGAAGCAGGCCAACGCCTCCCGCCGCGCCATCGAGGGCGGCGAGACCGGCGGCCAGCAGGGGAGCTCCGGCTCCTCGTTCGAGGCGAGCGGCAACGGCGGCAGCGGCTCCGTCGACTACGGCGAGACGGACGGCGGCGAGTCCCAGCTCGAGAAGAACAACGGCCTCGACGTCATCCGATAA
- a CDS encoding class I SAM-dependent methyltransferase, translated as MRRFTESYLARTREGMWAGGEREALADLELASADRVLDVGCGSGEFTAVLAEESPGRVVGADRDPDLLAAADCEGVRADAHALPFPDDTFDVVACQALLVNLPDPARALREFVRVARPGGRVAAVEPDNAAVSVESSVGAEAALAQRARDLYVAGAATDVALGGVRDLFDAVGLADVTVRRYEQTLTVEPPYAEEDVRAVARKAKAADLRERRGVLANGGASEAELDELRRAWREMGREAVRQVGEGSYRRRETVPFYVTVGRV; from the coding sequence ATGCGTCGGTTCACCGAGTCGTACCTCGCGCGGACCCGCGAGGGGATGTGGGCGGGCGGCGAGCGCGAGGCGCTGGCCGACCTCGAGTTGGCGAGTGCCGACCGCGTGCTCGACGTGGGCTGTGGCTCGGGGGAGTTCACCGCCGTCCTCGCCGAGGAGTCGCCGGGTCGTGTCGTCGGCGCGGACCGCGACCCCGACCTGCTGGCGGCCGCCGACTGCGAGGGCGTCCGGGCCGACGCCCACGCCCTCCCGTTCCCGGACGACACGTTCGACGTGGTGGCCTGTCAGGCCCTGCTGGTGAACCTCCCCGACCCCGCGCGGGCGCTCCGGGAGTTCGTCCGTGTCGCTCGTCCGGGCGGGCGGGTGGCCGCCGTCGAACCCGACAACGCCGCCGTCAGCGTCGAGTCCTCGGTCGGCGCGGAGGCCGCGCTGGCACAGCGGGCCCGCGACCTCTACGTCGCCGGCGCAGCGACAGACGTGGCACTCGGCGGCGTGCGCGACCTGTTCGACGCGGTGGGGCTGGCGGACGTGACGGTGCGGCGCTACGAGCAGACGCTGACCGTCGAGCCGCCGTACGCCGAGGAGGACGTGCGGGCCGTCGCCCGGAAGGCGAAGGCCGCCGACCTCCGCGAGCGCCGGGGGGTGCTGGCCAACGGCGGGGCGAGCGAGGCCGAACTCGACGAGTTGCGCCGCGCGTGGCGCGAGATGGGCCGCGAGGCGGTGCGGCAGGTGGGCGAGGGGAGCTACCGGCGGCGTGAGACCGTTCCGTTCTACGTCACCGTCGGCCGGGTGTAG
- a CDS encoding sterol carrier protein — MSLYPTQEWLEEYGRRLDENAALDDVAAGWGVGFDGGILLVITDVPVEETTLGDLPPAALGDIPEDIRAGVANVTLAEAPTKFGERLRPSLPAVVQDLLYQVETYVDDGTVYAYVGLESGRCTGVELLESPDDRETGFAVRATCREWQRLVDGRPALSALLGGDLRIEGNPARIAQYATVFHLLADVAAEVETTHLFPRSPDPPAERLLDEALRGPIRVQQAMQRNAMRSARLFGFR, encoded by the coding sequence ATGAGTCTGTACCCCACGCAGGAGTGGCTGGAGGAGTACGGCAGACGCCTCGACGAGAACGCCGCGCTGGACGACGTGGCGGCCGGGTGGGGTGTCGGCTTCGACGGCGGCATCCTGCTGGTCATCACGGACGTCCCCGTCGAGGAGACGACGCTCGGTGACCTCCCGCCCGCGGCGCTCGGCGACATCCCCGAGGACATCCGGGCTGGCGTCGCGAACGTCACGCTCGCCGAGGCGCCGACGAAGTTCGGCGAGCGCCTCCGCCCCTCGCTCCCCGCCGTGGTCCAGGACCTGCTCTACCAGGTCGAGACGTACGTCGACGACGGGACGGTGTACGCCTACGTCGGGCTGGAGAGCGGCCGCTGTACCGGCGTCGAGTTGCTGGAATCCCCCGACGACCGGGAGACGGGGTTCGCCGTCCGAGCCACCTGCCGGGAGTGGCAGCGCCTCGTCGACGGCCGGCCCGCGCTCTCGGCGCTCCTCGGCGGCGACCTGCGCATCGAGGGGAACCCCGCCCGTATCGCCCAGTACGCCACCGTGTTCCACCTGCTGGCCGACGTGGCCGCCGAGGTGGAGACGACCCACCTGTTCCCGCGCTCGCCGGACCCGCCAGCCGAGCGACTCCTGGACGAGGCCCTGCGGGGCCCCATCCGCGTCCAGCAGGCGATGCAGCGCAACGCGATGCGCTCGGCCCGCCTGTTCGGGTTCCGGTAG